In Corvus moneduloides isolate bCorMon1 chromosome 6, bCorMon1.pri, whole genome shotgun sequence, the sequence cagggtgtcaggttgtaccttgactctgtcagtttgacagtgttttcttttacctttttttttccccttttctttaatttccattaaattgttattctgacttggtgcctcccactggtttgttttcaaactagtacaaacAGTAAAGAGCAAAGCTGGATTTTTAGCTTCCGTCAACACCTTCTGCAAGCAAGAAACCCCTTGGAAATGCATACGTAAGTGCTCTCATTTACTTGCTCTGATTCACGTGGTAACAGGATTGAAGCCAACAAAGCACAAGAGATTCCAATATATAAAAACCAGTGAGTCTAACTTCTGCTTCTTTGGTTTATATATCAAAATGCTATTCAATATACAACCAATGCATAGTCTACAGAGCAGAGACCAGGTTCAGCTGTGAGTACTACAATCACTGGATGACAAAGTTCTAGTgaatatgttttcctttcccttcagtATTTGTTAGATTTTTTAATCTAGGTTTTTCAACTGCTAATTACTCTGTGTATTGAAGTAGTTTCTAAATAACAACTAAGCATGGGATCCCTCTATAACAAGACATAATAGAAACCACCCTAACTACTAATACATCTGTTCAGTGTTCAGCAGAAGGGGAACTTGGCTCAAAGAAAAGAATCCTCAGTGCTTTGTGAGTACAAAGAGTAAACTGAGCACTACACTAGATCACAAATATAGAACAGTCTGCAGCTGAGAGTATGCTGTTTCACATACAATAAAAGCAAAGCCAGAAGAAGGCTTTACTTTTGGAGATGAAAGCAGTTATGTACAACACTACTGGTATAACTCTTGGCTCAAAAAATCCCCATAAAAATTAATAAGTAATCTCCATAAAGTTGTTCCTACTGTTCAGACTTAGATCACCTGCCTGTAAGAACCTAATGAGAAGTACCAGTGTTAACTAATCTTAAGATTACTCTCATATTCTATTAAAAATCAGTATCATGCTTATATTTCCCCTTACTACTGGCTTAGAAAGATGTAACTACTTTTTACATAAAATGTTTTAGTGCctatgtttaaaatatttcagcccTATTAAATAATCTACTCTTGTAGTGATTCCCAAACTACAGTCCTAAGCCTAAGTCCACTGGCTTGCAGCTAgccaaaataaacagcaaaacataTGCCTGGCAACTGAAGCAATGGGAAAGTCAGGAAGCTGAAAATAATCTATTACTCCAAACTTTTAGCAAATACTACTTTATAACACAGATTTCACAGTTACTAACACTGTTGAATTAATCTAATTGCAGTGAATGATTAAATTATTCAGAATAAAAGTTCTCCCTTTTCAAAAAAAACGTTTTTCTTGCATTTTGGCATGCAACTAAGACCTTCCATATGGGACAGATGCTCAGCAATCTTACgagtctgaaaacaaaacagcctgAAGAAAAGTGCAAAACATCTCTACcatgaaatggtttgggttggaagggatgtcaaaaatcatctagttccaccccCCTTTCACTAGATTAGGTTGTTCAAAGCCTCATACAGCCCAGCCTCTTCTATTACAAACTTTGTAACAAACattatttgtttgcttattGAAGCCTTAGGAAGTCTAGTAGCTGCTTTATAAAAATATGGTCTTGATGAACTCCTGCATTCATATCCTCCTAATTGTTATATCATTCCTTTTATGCTGATTCCCAGAACTTAATATCAACCAAATTTGACACAATGGTTCACTGACAATACTGGGTTTCAAATAAGAAAgcactgtaaaaaaaaccccaaacaaaaacccacttAGATTTTAACTAAAAAGTGAGCAATATCCAAAAAATCTTATAGGTCTTAAGAACCACATTAATGTAGGTCTTGAGGGGTAAGTACTAAGAAGCAATTATCATTAAGCTCATCTGACACCACCAAAAGGACTGAAAAGCAATTATCTACAAGTTAATTTGAGGATAACAAAAAGATTGGTCAGGTGATGGGACAAATCTCATCTCGGCGAGTAACATACAGGGAATGCCATGTTCATGGCAAAAGGGACAATCatctatttaagaaaaaaaaaaaatccatctatGAAAGCTGTGATAAAGGTACTCCAAGTAACTTCTTCCACATGAGCTCCTACTACCATGCTGTGGGTGAAAGAAATGAAGCCATTACTGTGTTGATTCAAATGGATCCCACAGAATGGGATTCCTAttcaaaatcacagaaccagGCAACTCACCGAAGCATTTTGAGCTCCTGGGCAGCCTTCAGAATTATCTCATGCTGTCTTTGGCTTAGGACCATCACTCCTCCCAAGGACTGATCGGAGTCCAGGTTTGAATCTGCTCCCAGCATATCAGAGGAATGTGAAGGTGGAGGAAGGGATGAATCTGAGCGATCGTCCAAAGACCGCAGTCTCTCTCCATCATCTGGATACCACCTATCTGACAACCGTTCCCTCTCCCAGTCAGTCCTTTCAGGAAGGTAGTCTTGCTTCTCCCGCCATGTGTCGTATCTCTCTGGATACTCTCGAATCCTAAGCTCCCCCCTGTCTCGGAGATCTCTGTCATAATGATCTCTGTTCCTATCATCCCTCCACCTATCTTCACGATACCTGTCCAGAGGTGGAAGGGGTGGTAATGGTGGTAAAGGGGGGATATCCAGGTCACGATTCCCCATTTCTCTGTCATCCATAGGTCTCATGTCCCAGTCTCTATCCCATTCTCTGTCTAAATCTTGATCATAAATATCTGAGGATCTTCCAGTTCTATCAAGATCCCTCTCTAGTTCCCTTTCTCTTGGCCTTTTCCAATCATCCCACCACGAATCTCGTCTGTCGTGATCAGATGATAAAGGAGGTAGTGGTGGTAGGGGAGATAATGGAGGCATTGAATGGTGGGATTGCAACCTGTCATCTCTGTCATATGCATCTACAGAATCATCATGATAATCAGAGTTGTGATCTCTCCAGTATTGTTCTCTTTCCCAGTCATCCACCTGCTCATGCTCCAAAGATGGGTCATCTCGACTATCTAAAGGAAATTCCTCCTGCATCGTATCATCTTCATGACCCCAAGAACTCCTGAATGTTTCATCTCGATGGTACGGAGGCAGTTTGTCAGGGTCATCTCCTAGGTGAATGGGTTTACCCATATTGCCTGTTTCAGATCTTCCTGCTTCCCTCTCATGGCTATCTCCCCTCCTGATGGGACACCTCTCGCGGCTACCTGCTCGCCTGACCAGGTCCCTCTCCCGGCTACCTGCCCGCCTCATGGGGACCCTCTCCCGGCTACCTGCCCGCCTGACGGGGACCCTCTCGCGGCTACCTGCCCGCCGCATGGGCTCCCTCTCTCGGCTACCTGCCCCTCGCATGGGCTCTCTTTCCCGGCTACAGGCCCGTCTGACAGGGCCTCTCTCCCGGCTTCCAGCCCgtcccctgtcccagctgcctgTCCGTCCAGGTAGCTCTCTGTCTCGGTTAGAGAATACTCTCTCATGGCTATCTGACCGTCCACCCAGTCCCTTCTCTCGGTTGCCTGACTGTCCATCTGGCACTCTCTCCGTGCTGCCTGACCGTCTATCTGacatcctctccctgctgcctgctctcctgAACATTCCCCTGCCACGGATGGATGCCTGCCTAGCCTGCCCTCTGCCTCTGTATACATATCCTCTACCACGGCCATCGTCCATCCTGCCCATTCCCCGGCCATGGCCATCATCCATCCTGCCCATTCCCCAACCACCATCCATCCTTCCCATTCCCCGGCCACCATCCATCCTTCCCATTCCCCTGCCACGGCCCATTCCCCAGCCGCGGCCATccccctgccctctgccacGGCCCCTTCCTCTGCTTCCGGGTCCCTTTCCTCTATCTTCATGCATAAATGgcccttttcctctgctttccgGTCCAGGTAGGCCCTGGGTGCTATCTGAAGCACTCAACTGGCCATCTGGTGAATCCAAATCCTGATTTCCTGTTACAGGGGTTACTGTATTCTGGTTCTGAATAGGGGGGGTGGGTGCCTTAGACTCGTCTACTTGCTGGTTGGGATCACGTGAACTCCATGTCCACTTTTTAGGAGGGTCTGAACTAGGTTCTTTGACTTCAGGTTTGGATGCTTCCTGTTGAATGTCTGTCAGGTCCTCACTTGGCTCAGTGGGACCTGCACTCTGTGCGTCGGGAGCAGACTCTGTTCTGCTTACAGACTGCTGATCGCCAGCTGTGTCTGTGAAAGGCTCTTTGCTTTCTGACTGCGAGtctgtctgtgcctgctgctgctgctgtcccaaaTGAGGCCTGGGCCCCATCCACCGTGGACCACTAGGTCGGGAACCGTGTCCCTGTGATGCATTTGTTGTATAAAATTGTCCTGCTGGTCCTCGTGGGATAGAGCCCCATCTACTTGAAGACTGTCCATCTGTATTCTGTCGGTCAAAACGTGACCTGTATCCTTCTGAGCGCTGGGAGTCAAAACGAGGTCCTCTCTGTCTTGAGCCTTCGAATTTGTCATATCCTCTTCCTCGAGGTCCATCAAATCTACAGATGACACAACAGAAATTTTATTCAAATGAACATGTCATATTAAAATCCTATAGATTAATTTTACACAAAATAGAGAACCCATGTCTAAAATCAAGTTGCTTGGGTATTTGGGATTCACAGTTGTACATCACTGGATGAGTCAGGAAGGCCAAATCATGGCTGAAGCTGAACTTTGCAAAGGATGCAAAGAGTTCCAGGAAGGGCTTCTACAGATAGGTCAAAGAAAGTGTACCCCTTGTACAAACATGACCGGCAAACTGGTAACGATGCATGAGGAAAAGACTCAGATACTCAACAACTTTTCTGCCTCAGTCTTCACTGACAACCCTTTGCCCCTTGAGTGGATGGAGTGCAAGACAGGGACTAGGGGTGCAAAGTCACTCCCACGGTAAGAGAAAATAAGGCTCATGATGACCTGAAGAACCTGAATATATGTAAGTCTCTGGGACCTGATAAGATACATCCCAGAATACTCAGGGAATTTGCTACCGTACTTGCCAAGCCACTCTCTGTGATATCTGGAAAATGGTGACAGTCATGTGAAGTACGTGGGgactgggaaaaggaaaacactctACCCCTTTTAAAAAAGGGTAGAAAGAAGGACCCTGGAAACTACTGACCTGTGAGTCTCATCTCTGTGCCTGGCAAGATCATCCCAGGAGctatgctaaggcacatggaggacagggaggtcATTGGAGACAACCAGCATGGCTTCATCAAGGGCAaatcctgcctgaccaacccagTGGCCTTCAATGATGGAGTGACTAGTGGATAAAGGAAGAGCTGTGGCTGTCATCTAGCTGGACTTCTTTACGGCCTTTGACACGGacccccacaacatccttctctctaaactggagagatACGGATTTGATGGATGGGAGTATTTGGTGGCtgaggaattggctggatggtcaTATCTAGAGGGTAGTGGACAATGGCTCAATGTTCAGATGGagatcagtgacaagtggtgtccctcagacTGGGATGAGCACTGTTTCATATCTTCATCAATGATATAGACAGTGGCATTGAGTGCACcttcagcaagtttgcagatgacaccaagctgagtggtgtgggAGACATGCCTGATGGACAGGACGCCATCTAAATGGACCTGGAAAAGTCTGAGAAGTAGGCCCATGGGAACTTCATGTGGCCAAGtacaaggtcctgcacctgggtcagggcagccCCTGGTTTCACCACAGGCTGGGCAATGATGggatcaagagcagccctgccaagaaggacttgggggtgctggtggatgaaaagctggacatgaaCAAAAATGtctgctcacagcccagaaagacAACTGCACCCTGTGCCTATCATCGCATATCACTGAACTCTAAACTAACACACATAAAAGACATGCACTAGCAAGTCATGGAAACAATCTGTTCAGAACTGTACATCCAACAAATCCCCAGGAACAGAAACaacacttttttaaaactatCAGGAAGTAGAAAATGATTCATTTATATAAAGCTCATGTACTTTGCCAGCAATTCATaaattattattcattattgaccactttggaagaaaagagaagggaaataacCATGAAGATATTATTGTAAAGTCTAGCAGAGTATGCAAGGATAGAAACAATTGAACGGAACACCATTATCCTTTGATTCAGCAGACACCACACCAACCCATCTCGAACTAATGACCAGACAGAACAGATGTCGCTTTTGCAACCTGATACCatgtattaaagaaaaacattcaaaaaacaAGATCTTGGATTAAATCATATAGCAGGTATAAAATCAGCAAAGACATATCAAATATTTACAACAGTTTTCCTATTTTCAAAGAAGGAGGATTGTGTCTCTGCGAATGAAAAGGGGGCAGCATCCCCAAGCactctaccaaaaaaaaaatgcaatctaCCCTAGATTATGCTCAGGTCAAAGACATCTAGATAtccttgctttaaaaatataaatacagagaGCATGGTgtacatatattaaaaaacaaaacctccaCTGAACAAGTACACACTTAACACAACCTCAAAAACATCTGAGAATAAGATATatgtttaatttcttaataaatCACTGGAAATCTTGTAGCCTGGAACGCCTATCAATCAACAAAAACATTCTTACCTAGGGCCTCTAGGGCCTTCAAAACGCGCTGATCTGGGAGGATCTGGAAGCAATCCACCCGACCTCACTGGTTTATCCTGCACAATAGGTGTGTGTGTCGAAGATACCGCAGAAGTGCCTTTCAGTTCCCCACACTGTTGTTCAGATGAAATAGACACAGTTTGTTTACTAAGATGAACTTGAGACTTTCCATGATCTGATGAGCCAAAGGACGAACCTACTTGAGAATGATAAGGTGAATAGCTAGTTGAACTAGCTATTTTTGATGCATAGGTACcaggggtgggaaggagagctGGCCTTGGTGTTTCAGTAGCTTGACTGCTTTGAGAACTGGATCCTGAAGGGACAGAGGAATTGGATAactgagaaagagaagggagaggcGGGGGGACCACTGGAGGTGTAGTTGAAGGTAAAGTTGGAGGCATAATAGGAATGCCACCTTGACCAGTTTGGGAATATGGAATAAATGGAGGTGGCAGTGAAACATTTGCAGGGTATTGATTCTTCAGATTTTGGAGTGAGGTCACTTTTTCCTGCAGATGGGACTGAGTGACCTTCATCTGCTCATCCCATGCTTTCCACTGTTTCTCATACTCTTGAAGCTGGTCTTTGTGAGGATAGGTTTGAAGCTGATGCTGCCACTGTTGGTTCATTGATCGCTCCCAGTCTTTATGAAGCTGCTGGAACTGTTTTTGCTGTGCCTCATAATGTCGCAGCTGCATGTCCACAGACATTGTCTGCAATGAGATGACAAGAACAGGTTCAAAGTACCTTAGATAGTCAGTTACTCTCAAAGCAACGTATTTCAGGATCACTTGTAATATCACAATTTCCGATGATTTGGCTGCAAGCTTGAGGAAGAACtacaccaaaacaaaagcaaacaccaaCAGTGACATCTCAAGACATTGTgaaaattttcacattttatgaGTAGATACTATACATATGTATAGGAGACTTCAACAGGACAGATGAAGAAACCTATAATCTGTATAAACTGTATTATTATTGGATCCTAACAATGGCTAAATCTGAAATCAATCTTCACATGTATACACTATGTGACTTCTCAAGGTTTCAGTTTTTGCTATTAACCTGCTCAGAATTGCCTCAGCTGCCTGCAATTACTTTTCTCTAAGCCTTTGTCAGATCTTCTTTTTTGCCCAATGAAGCTTCTTTCAAGGAGTTCTGTCTTTCATTACACGTAGATATCGTAATATTCATGGCTTGATCTGCCTGAGATTTTTACGGTTTAcctgaagaggtttttttttaaaaaaagaagacagcccaaattacaaagaaatgtttaatgTACCAACTCTACCAACCCACTAAAAGCTCATTCAACTCTCTAATGCAGTAACCAACTTCTACTTAAAAGGTTAAAGATTACAACATTGGTTGCAACTGATTATTTGAGTTAAAAATAATGTGAGATAGTGATTTTCTTAATTACATTTACTGCCTATTTTTGGCATTTATATTTATCATTGTACATATTTATTCTTGTAAAAAAGAGCAGCTTTCAAATGACTCTGTGCAATCATCTGTTTACCTGACCTTTCTGAATTGTTTCTCCAGTAGTAAAACATTCAAAGCTGAGTAAATTCAATATTGTGTTCAGCTTTGCTCCTGTATCACCCAGGAACGTCTGAAAAATCTTACAAGAAGTGTAAAGTCTTGTATTTCTCATCCTACTGAAGCTTCATCGCCATCTGTCAAGGCTGCTTTCATTCTGAAGTTGAGTGACAGTAGGGAAAGTGGATATAAACTTCTACCCAAGCAGAAAAAGTAGCTAGACAAATGAGCCAACTATCACAAATTATTCAGCTACGTATTTTTCAGCAGACCATGAGTGCTGGGTCACCCAGGATGCATATCAAACACCACCTCCTTAGTGTCTCACCTCTAAGTGTGGAGGCTGTTGCATGATCTGTTGATACTGCTGTACTATCTGCTGCAACTGAGCATGCTTCTGCATTATTCTCTGATATTGAAATCCAACCCGGTGATGGGGGTGCTGCTGCCATTGAGCTGCTGCCGCTTGCAATTGCTGCAACCTCAAATCCTCCTCAGGGTCACCAGGAGGTTCAATATTGAGctacagaaaaaggcaaatactataaataaaggaaagttgcttcagtcagaaaaaaacTACACTTGGTGACTACACATTTTACAGGAACTTTTTCACTGTTCCTTACTTTATCATCCCATTTCAGTGTTCCAGCCACCCACAGCTTCTGGAAAGCTGATTTTTATGTCATCTTTTCTTAATGTGAACAGCCTAATCTAAAGGTTAGGCTGATGACAATTAGGTTATTCATACATACAGAAACTACCTACAGGAAAGAGATTAATGAAAATCTGTTACCTGTTGCTAGCAGGAAATGTAATGAGGAACAATGGTTTTTCATGATGAGGTAAAGTGACTCCAAGTGCATTATTTTTGCCACTTTGTAGGAATCTGCATGCTGCAAGTTAAAGTGGAGCACCCTACCTGCAGGGTAATGCACTACCCTACAGTAATCTGTTCAAACATCAATCATGACCTCCATCTATTATACAGTAACTATTACTGAGCATGCtgacaaaaaatattcagtgcaAAATTCTTGGCTTTCAGACCAAGttaaaacacacagagagaagGGGAGCCAGAACTCACAAACTGCCAgagagaaattaagaaatagTTTCTTAAACATAACATTCCTCATCTACTGAGTACCTGATTTTGCATTTCAACATCATGAGGTGTTCTCACAGACAAAGATGACAACGTTGTGGAAGGTGCGGGGGAGTCAGCTCAGACTTGCCTGGTGCATGTGTGGGTGAATATGTAATTCTATATACAAGAAGGGTATTTTCTAATTGGTGCAGCtttagcaaatttttttttaagaccaCTTCACAACATTAAGTTATTGTTACAAAGTATACACGAGAATTTGATGGCATTAATTTTCCTGCGGTTGTGGCTCGTCTAGGATACAAATGGAGCGGCATCACTTTCCAAAGCCTACCTTAGTTTCAGTGGATGTAAGAGAAGACTCGTCTTCTTTGGATGTTGGAGGCAGGGATTCATTAAGAGGAGGTTCAGACTGCTGAGTTGAAGCactcattttcccttcttcaggCTTTGCTCTCTGCTCATCTGTCACTACTGGACTTTTCatctgctgctgtccctgagcaTGGGCTTTTGCCCTTTGCTGCAGGCTAAGCAGGTGCTGCTGGTACCAGTATTGCTGCTGTTCCTGTAACAGACATGTATTTTCTAAGAcagttttcacaaaaaaaacaatagaaaataattaatgatACTCACTAGAATCATACTGtagaaaagtttttaaaactgttttgagGAAAAACTCACTTCTTCAGCAACAGTACTGCAACGGATGTCAGAAGATCAGACCAAAATTCAGAAACCACTATGTGATGCACACAACCCAcagcagaatttattttttacccCAACAAGCTTACTATTCTCTAACTACAGTTAGCAAACTGTTAGTACTGTTAGCAAACAGTACTAACAAAAATCTGGTGCACAGGCAATAATAAGCAAAATTACTACACATGCTATAACTACCATATTCATTGTTTTTAGAGCTTTTTATATCTAAGAACTACAGGTACTTTTATGAGACTAAGGTAGATAAAATGAAGGGAAGATGGCAGACAGGAGTAAGAGAGcagtaaagagaaaaaggaggaaatgtaTAGAAGAGATGAAGAGGATGAATAGAGAACACAGACATCAAGTAGACTGAAAATGATGGCTGAAAAATTGTGGTGAAAATGTTTGAATAAAgctatggaaaataaaaagaacaatcAGAACCAGTATATAGTGAGGATTACGTATCATCTGAATTCTTATTAATCCTGATTCATTCAATAGCTGAAGAGGAAAGTGGATATGGTTGCACCCAAAAAAATTACCCATTTAAGAAATAATaagctttccattttaaatatttcagggtAGAACTAAGAGAACTCAAGGCAGATGACAGAAGCTTCAAAAAGTAAGCTGCCACTAACATAAAAAACAAAAGACTAAAGATAAGTATCTCTACACTTAAGTAGCAGTGTCTTAAAGAGACCTGAGTAAGAAACCAACAGTTCTGTATATCTTCCAATATGAGAAATATCAGGCATCAAATGAATGGAAAGACAGATGTGGGAGGCTGCTCTTCACCTGACATGGTCTTGTGCCACCGAAGTCCCTGCTAGAGACCTCTCCAACGGCTAAAAGTTTGTGGATTCAAGACACAGCTCAGAAAAAtctacatattttaaaaataaatgcaccaTTTACAGCTAAGACAGCTTCTGTATCTTAGGAAAGTATTGCTATACCCTTGATTTTTAAGCTGTTCTCTTAGCATCTGCTTTTAGTCACTGTCAAAGACAGAACGATAAAATACTGTACTTTTTGGTCGAACCTAGTGCAACCATTCTTGTGCTCTCAACTCCATCACCTCTGAGAATCTGTGACTGATCTCCATCTTTTATACCTTTTGGTCTTCCTTTCCATCCAACCATGCACAGTTAAGAAAAAACACCTATATAAAGCCcagtcagaaacagaaaagaatcCAAAAGATGCAggcatttcaaaacaaaagtgtGACAATATCAAAGCAGAAAGTGCTGTCTGATGAGATTTCTCAAAAGTGAGTCTGCCCATCTTAAACAAGTTTAAAAGAAGTGTAACTTTCTGCTAGAAACCTACCTCGTGCTCAGATCAGGAATGATGTTTTCTCTTGGTAGGAAACACAAACATGgagttgtatttttaaaaaaatacttctgtaacTTGGAAATGAGGTAAATGAAACGAGAGACTATGCTTCACAGACCTTAAACTGATCGTGCAATTATTCCTGCCATAAATCTTTTTAACAAGAATATGTCTCAGAAGAGCTGCCATACCTTTGGGTGGAAGATGTGCATTTACATTGCAGTGTGGACTCTGTCAGAAACCTTCAACGACATGTTGAAATAAGTGCAACTCAAGGGAGGAGCATACTTTCCCAGCTGTACAAAACCTGATTCAATTATCCATCTCAAAAGGCACTATAAGGTGATTTGCCATTGTGGTACTAGGTGCTATGATGGGTGACCACATGTTCTACTGCCACAAAATTGTTGTCTCCACAGATCCATTTTGTTTCCTCCTCATTCCACCAGCTGGACAAAGGGCTAAAACTCATAATATGATATGGGCTTCCCAGAGCTACgataatattattattttcagcAGATGAGTCAGTGATACCTATTCCTGTGCTATCTGAAAAGcatgagaaaagcagaagggtAGATTTTTACAGCTTAGTTGGAGCAAAACAGAAGTGCTAGTGTAGAAAATTTTTCATGATGAAGAGTTTAGTTATTTGAGTGCTTATTTCCTCACAATGACTTGTCATTCAACTGGACTTGTCATTCTTCAAGTTCAATTATAATCCTTAAGCCCAAGGAAAACACCAGCATCAACACAGGCCTTTTTCCATCTTTGGCTGACCAAGAGATCCTGTTGCATTTTACAGGAACACTGAAACCGGCACTACCAGCTCCTGACCACAGGCCATACCACCAATGTTAATGCAAAGTCCACACCAAAAGACTACTCCAAAGTTAATATAGGCGACTCTAGACCACACCATAATACCTATTTTGGGGGACACTAGGTCCTTCCCAGGTGAAGATTACACAAGAATGGTTTAGCACCCTCTATAAAACAAAAGGGCTGTTTTAAAGAGTGAAGCAGTCTGCTAAATGGTGAGGTGGTAAAGCTAAGGCAGCTTTAACAGATGTAGATAAACGCATATTTATGGGTACAGATGTACCCACACATACTTGGAGTAGGAAgggcattgccagcaggttgagggaggtgatcctgcccttCTACTCAGCGTTGGTAAGgtcacatctggagtgctgtgtccagttctgggctcctcagtacaagagagactTGGAACTCCTGGAACAGGACATGAAGATGCCAAGGGAGTGGAACACCTCTCTCTaataaggaaaggctgagggagctgggcctgttcagccttgagaagagacaactgagtGGGGACCTTGTCAATGCATacaagtatctgaagggagggtgccaagaggaAGGATCCAGGCTTTTCTTGGTGGTGCCAAagaacaggacaaggggcaatgggcagaaactgatgcacaggaagtttcACCTGAATATGAGAAAGAACTTTTTTACCATGCAGGGGACTGAGCACTGtaacagactgcccagagagaCTGgggagtctccctcactgaagatattcaagaactgtttGGAAtacacaatcctgtgccatgtgctctaggacgaccctgcttgagcagggaggttgaaCCAGATGACCgcctgtggtcccttccaaccttgcCCATTCTgtgacactgg encodes:
- the YLPM1 gene encoding YLP motif-containing protein 1 isoform X4, whose translation is MYPAWGLYGAAGHYPPPPTSIPPPPLPIPPPSVPPPAVPPMPLPSYPPPGPAPPAAAPPPAGSSGFLSLQEQHLAQLQQLQQMHQKQLQSVLLGPPPPPGPPPPGLPPPPLPSSFTDWQQQPPVPPVPPPVRSYQKQYAHREPPHRKPPPAARDRDGQEPPGGHGDWGEPVPAEAVPMDMELSSPPQSPQPAAQPYLPPAQPYLPPPQGEPYLPPAQPPPAQSPPLQPYLPRAQPSQPPPSFSEPPPSYLEPPPATASQPYLPPPAQGYMAHPQPYLLSSQASPSQPALAPSIPPPVKPSQAHFPPPQPSLPPPAAAQPEAAQGAAKEGGGTEQPDPSTMTPQEQQQYWYQQHLLSLQQRAKAHAQGQQQMKSPVVTDEQRAKPEEGKMSASTQQSEPPLNESLPPTSKEDESSLTSTETKLNIEPPGDPEEDLRLQQLQAAAAQWQQHPHHRVGFQYQRIMQKHAQLQQIVQQYQQIMQQPPHLETMSVDMQLRHYEAQQKQFQQLHKDWERSMNQQWQHQLQTYPHKDQLQEYEKQWKAWDEQMKVTQSHLQEKVTSLQNLKNQYPANVSLPPPFIPYSQTGQGGIPIMPPTLPSTTPPVVPPPLPSLSQLSNSSVPSGSSSQSSQATETPRPALLPTPGTYASKIASSTSYSPYHSQVGSSFGSSDHGKSQVHLSKQTVSISSEQQCGELKGTSAVSSTHTPIVQDKPVRSGGLLPDPPRSARFEGPRGPRFDGPRGRGYDKFEGSRQRGPRFDSQRSEGYRSRFDRQNTDGQSSSRWGSIPRGPAGQFYTTNASQGHGSRPSGPRWMGPRPHLGQQQQQAQTDSQSESKEPFTDTAGDQQSVSRTESAPDAQSAGPTEPSEDLTDIQQEASKPEVKEPSSDPPKKWTWSSRDPNQQVDESKAPTPPIQNQNTVTPVTGNQDLDSPDGQLSASDSTQGLPGPESRGKGPFMHEDRGKGPGSRGRGRGRGQGDGRGWGMGRGRGMGRMDGGRGMGRMDGGWGMGRMDDGHGRGMGRMDDGRGRGYVYRGRGQARQASIRGRGMFRRAGSRERMSDRRSGSTERVPDGQSGNREKGLGGRSDSHERVFSNRDRELPGRTGSWDRGRAGSRERGPVRRACSREREPMRGAGSREREPMRRAGSRERVPVRRAGSRERVPMRRAGSRERDLVRRAGSRERCPIRRGDSHEREAGRSETGNMGKPIHLGDDPDKLPPYHRDETFRSSWGHEDDTMQEEFPLDSRDDPSLEHEQVDDWEREQYWRDHNSDYHDDSVDAYDRDDRLQSHHSMPPLSPLPPLPPLSSDHDRRDSWWDDWKRPRERELERDLDRTGRSSDIYDQDLDREWDRDWDMRPMDDREMGNRDLDIPPLPPLPPLPPLDRYREDRWRDDRNRDHYDRDLRDRGELRIREYPERYDTWREKQDYLPERTDWERERLSDRWYPDDGERLRSLDDRSDSSLPPPSHSSDMLGADSNLDSDQSLGGVMVLSQRQHEIILKAAQELKMLREQKEQLQKLKEFKPDIATQDSPRSQNTSTRPGAFQVSSQLSSEAPVEAQAIKPSPAVIIKPPVLFRQPTPVTRPSAPLARPTTPMTRPHAPVSTPTTTPSHGQSLKPSPSAVEQERWDEDSFHGLWDTNEDKGANMEYELCKQESVMPLPVSSPVKVPAVHTSIPSAVPVSLSPVIPPVPKAPIIQQTVDYGHGRDITTSKVEQIPYGERVTLRPEPLPDRQTFQKEHPGRYNRERDREPYFERQGNSNTDHRDFKRERELHRDRGSVDYERERFEKERHPRDDRVLPTTPSRTQSYRDKKDHPSSRRGGFERPSYERKTDRPAYDHGPSMFGENSSVQTLEFEGDRRNYPEERIPISAPSMPRQPPPAPRVERKPESKNVDDILKPPGRDSRPERIVIIMRGLPGSGKTHVAKLIRDKEVECGGPAPRVLSLDDYFITEVEKEERDPDTGKKVKKKVMEYEYEADMEETYRTSMFKTFKKTLDDGFFPFIILDAINDRVRHFEQFWSAAKTKGFEVYLAEMSADNQTCSKRNIHGRKLKDISRMSDHWEAAPRHMMRLDIRSLLQDAAIEEVEMEDFDANIEDQKEEVKKDTAEEEESELGYIPKSKWEMDTSEAKLEGVASFCGD